The Actinoplanes sp. N902-109 genomic interval TCCCGGTGCCCGGGGTGTGCACCACCGCCATGGCGAACCGGCCGTCGGGGTCGGCAGCCCGGGCCGCCGTCAGCAGCTTCGCCGGGCCGACCGGCTGCACCGTCACCACCCGGTCGGCGCCGTTGCCCAGCTCCGCGGTGACCCGCCGGTCCAGCAGCCCGGAGTCCACCGCACAGACCGCCAGCACCGCCACCGCCACACTCGCGGTCAGCAGCGCGAACAGCCCACCGGCACCGGGGCGGCGGGACAGCCGCAGCCCGGCCAGCGCGGGACCGAGCCGGCCCCGGCGCAACGCCCGCGCGGACAGTTTCGCCACCACCGGCAGCAGCGCCCGCGCCACGACCAGCGCGATGGCGAACACGACGAGCGCGGGTGCGAACAGACCGGCACCGACCGGCTTGCCGGAGACCGCCGCCTGGCCGCCGGCGATGACCGCCAGCAGGACCGTCGCGATCTCCAGCAGCGGTGGCCGCCGGCCACCCGGCGCCCGGCGCAGCAGCTCGGCGACGTGCGCGAACAGGTCCCGGCGCTGGGCCACCAGGGCGGCGCCGAGCGCGGCAAGCGCGACCAGCGGGGCGTACAGCAGGGACCCGAAGCCCGGCGCGGCTCCCACACCCGGGAACAGCACCGCCGCCATCGCGTCGACCAGCAGCTGGCCGGTCAGGCAGCCGACGATCGCACCGGCCACGATGGCCAGCAGGTTCTCCCCGGTGGCCAGCAGCCATCGCTCCCACCAGCGCACCCCGCGCAGCGCCGCCACGGCCAGCTCCGGCCGGCGGGCCTCGGCGCCCCGTCCGGCTGCCAGGAAGATGACGAAGCAGGACAGCAGCACCAGCGGCACCGAGATGACCGGCACGATGATCTTCGCAGCGGCCCGGCCCGCGTCGATGCGGGCCAGCAGGTCGGGCAGGCCGGTGCGCACGCTCACCGTCGTGCCCAGCTTGTCGATGGTGGCCTGCAGCGTGGCCTGGGCGGCCCGGATGCCGTCGAGCTTGTCGACGTCGAGCGCGTGCGGGCCGGCCATGCCGTCGACGGACTTGTCGGTGGCGCCGTGGTCCATCCCGGTGAGCGTGGCGTACGCGGCGAAGACCGGCTCGCCGGGCCGCTCGCCCGGGTCGGCGGCGAAGTAGCCGTGCGTCCCCCAGTAGAACTCCATGGGGTGCGGCACGGTGTAGACGCCGGCCACGGTCAGGTCGCGCGCGCCACCCTCGGCCTGGAACACCGGCGTCTGCGGGTTGGGGCTGAACTTCGCGAACGACAGGGTGATCCGGTCGCCCGCGGCGATGCCGAGCCGCTGGGCGGTGCGCTGCCCGAGCACCACCTCACCCGCGGCGGCAGCACAGCGCCCGGCCACCATGGTCAGGTGCGAGCACACGTCCTGGCGGTACACGAACCGGGTGCGGTAGTGCACGTCCGGGTCGATGCCGATGGTGGGGTACTCGGCGGCGTACACATTGGTGAAGCCCGGGAAGGTCAGCAGGGCCGGCCCGACCGAGGCGAAGTCGAGCGAGTCGCCGCCGGCCTGGGTGCGCCGGTCGTCCTCGGTCTTGAGCAGCGACAGCGACCGCTCACCGGTGGTCGCGGTGGCGACCTGCCCGGCGGCCACCGCCCGGTCGGCGGCACGCAGGTAGGCCGGGGCGGCCACCGCGGCGGTCACGGCGAGCATGGCCAGCAGCGCCAGCACGGTGGCCTGCCCGCGGCGGCGCCAGAGCATGGCGAGGACGAGCCCGGTCACTGCATCCTCCGCAGGGGCAGCTGGGCCGCGAGCGCGAAGACGATCAGCGCCATCGCCCCGGCGGCCGCGAGAACCACCGCGCTGAGCGGCGGGGGCGGCGGGATCACGGTCCAGCCGTCGGTGAAGGCGTCGGTGCCGTGCCCGGCGATCGGCTGGGCGACGGCCGCGGCGAGCAGCCCGGCGAGCACCGCCGCGAGCACCAGCGACGTGCCGGTGGCGGTGCCGATCTGCCGGGCCGGCCGCCGCGGCAGGCCCTGCACCCGCAGCGCGCGCAGCTGCTCCAGGTGCGGGCCGCGGTCGGCGGCCACGGCGACGGCCACCGTCGCGGCGGCCAGCAGGACCGCCGCGATCGCGGCGAACAGCGCGAACGCCGCGCCCCGGGCGGTGCCCTGCTCGGCGAGCCGGGCGGCGGCGGCCCCGGTCGTGTCGTCGCCCTCGATCGTCAGCCCGGCCCGCGCCAGCGCGGTCACCACCGAGCGGGGCGCGCCGGCGGCCAGCCACACCTGGTAGGTGCCGCCGTCGTCGGCGTCGCCGGCCAGGCGTCGTACCGCGTCGAGGTCGGTGAGGAAACCGCTGCGCCCGGCCGACGGCAGCACGGCCGCGGTGCCCACCACCCGCACCGGCACCGCGCCGGGACCGATGGTGTACAGCAACGGGTCGCCGAACTGCCAGCTGTTGGGAGCGGGCCCGGCCAGCACCACCGGCAGCGGCAGCGTGGTGTCGACCGCGTAGGCCCGGGTGCCGACCTGGGCGGTGCCCTCGGGCGGGCTGTTCAGCCTGAGGGTCAGCCCCTTGGCACCGGCCGACAGCTGCAGCGCGAACCCGGTGAAGTCGCCGCGCCAGCGGCTGATGTCGCCGAGCGCGGCGACGTCCAGCACCGGGCGGGCCGGGTGCTGCTGGGACAGCGTGGTCACGGTCAGGTCCGCGCCGATCGGGGGTTGCTCCGGGCGGCCCAGCTCGAAGCGCACGAGCCGGCAGCCCGAGCCCCCGGTGCAGCCGTCGACCGGCGCGCTCAGCCGGTGCGTGCCCGGCTCGACGGTGCCCAGGACGACATTCACGGTCCGGCCGGTGTCCTCGGTCTGCAGCACGACGGTGACCCGGACGGGCTCCTTGCCGGCGTTGCTCACGCCCAGGGTCAGCCGGTCGCCGGTGACCTGCGGGGCGGGGGCGGGCCGCGGCGTGGACACCGCCCGGCTGAGCAGTGCCGGGTCGCCGTACTCGGGCCGCCAGTCGGTGACCGCGGCGAGCCGGGAACTGTCCACCGCGTACAGCGGCGGCGCCGAGCCGGTGTCGGCGACCACGGCCATGGCCTGCCGCCCGCCCGGGTCGGCGGTGCGCACGGCGTGCTCCAATGCGGTCCGGCTGGCCGCCTCGACGGTGAGCACGCGCGGCGCGCCCAGCTCGATCTCGCTGCGCTCG includes:
- a CDS encoding FtsX-like permease family protein encodes the protein MTGLVLAMLWRRRGQATVLALLAMLAVTAAVAAPAYLRAADRAVAAGQVATATTGERSLSLLKTEDDRRTQAGGDSLDFASVGPALLTFPGFTNVYAAEYPTIGIDPDVHYRTRFVYRQDVCSHLTMVAGRCAAAAGEVVLGQRTAQRLGIAAGDRITLSFAKFSPNPQTPVFQAEGGARDLTVAGVYTVPHPMEFYWGTHGYFAADPGERPGEPVFAAYATLTGMDHGATDKSVDGMAGPHALDVDKLDGIRAAQATLQATIDKLGTTVSVRTGLPDLLARIDAGRAAAKIIVPVISVPLVLLSCFVIFLAAGRGAEARRPELAVAALRGVRWWERWLLATGENLLAIVAGAIVGCLTGQLLVDAMAAVLFPGVGAAPGFGSLLYAPLVALAALGAALVAQRRDLFAHVAELLRRAPGGRRPPLLEIATVLLAVIAGGQAAVSGKPVGAGLFAPALVVFAIALVVARALLPVVAKLSARALRRGRLGPALAGLRLSRRPGAGGLFALLTASVAVAVLAVCAVDSGLLDRRVTAELGNGADRVVTVQPVGPAKLLTAARAADPDGRFAMAVVHTPGTGKGEVPGLAVDTTRLTTVATWPGGDTTAGTIARELRPAAPEPVVLTGQDVSVDTEVTGVQPLNPLNLNLALTSVTGGGSVQISLGAMTNGGSSYAQRVPACKAGCRLDGIQITTAGSTSGVTGHVVVTRLGTINPVRDAVATKRLTDTATWRMSAYGSLTAEPDGLGIDVQAPNGIGDTGAWIQPVDAPLPLPVAGGLAGTTSFTGLDGRSTPITRVPGVSTVPGVGIGGTLTDLEYADRAATQSVPLQNEQIWLTGDAPADVLDRLAAQGLVVTGDVRTAELRDQLDHQGPALALWFYALAGLLAVGLAAGALVLAASVDREQRDEDLAALRAQGLGRDSARQATLWAYPLLVGLAVLTGTGTGLAGYALTGWTLPLAGLDPPPLPLPLWPRWWVVAVAVVAALVILVVVSLLTTRVRAGAPRPAPLRKGRA